The Oncorhynchus mykiss isolate Arlee chromosome 10, USDA_OmykA_1.1, whole genome shotgun sequence nucleotide sequence gtcagtccagtcgACGTAGCCAGAGGGGAGGAtggttcagtcagtccagtcgACGTAGCCAGAGGGGAGGAtggttcagtcagtccagtcgACGTAGCCAGAGGGGAGGAtggttcagtcagtccagtcgACGTAGCCAGAGGGGAGGAtggttcagtcagtccagtcgACGTAGCCAGAGGGGAGGATGGTTCAGGAAGTCCAGTCGACGTAGCCAGAGGGGAGGAtggttcagtcagtccagtcgACGTAGCCAGATGGGATGATGGTTCAGGCAGTCCAGTCGACGTAGCCAGAGGGGAGGAtggttcagtcagtccagtcgACGTAGCCAGAGGGGAGGAtggttcagtcagtccagtcgACGTAGCCAGAGGGGAGGAtggttcagtcagtccagtcgACGTAGCCAGAGGGGATGAtggttcagtcagtccagtcgATGTAGCCAGATGACAGTTGGATGTCAGAGAAagcgagaaagaagagagagagccaCTTACTCACTCATGTCCTGACACTCAGGGTGACGCATGTCATTGTAGAAGACCCCTTCAAAGTAGAAGAAGGCGGATTTGAAATGATCCTGAAACAGACAGTGAAAAGGGTCACCCAACACCGACATGATGATCAAGTCCTATTatgtaggcttatactctctgtgagtgtgtggctGAGTAGCTCCCAACTTAGACATCCGTATTATCTCATTTATTACTAATTGTATTCCATAGTCAATGTGTTCCAAGACTCACAATCAATGACTACCTGTGTAGCAGCACGTGTTCCACGTTggaatgtactgtatatccatGATGACTAGACGGTTCTTCTTGAGAAGTCGTCCTTTACGTCACCGAGCCGTGCACAAGAAATATACTGGCAtctgtaacagtatagctttagtccgtcccctcgcccctgcccgggctcgaaccagggaccctctgcacacatcaagaacagtcacccacgaagcatcgttacccatcgctccacaaaaaccacagcccttgcagagcaaggggaaccactacttcaaagtctcagagcgagtgacgtcaccgattgaaatgctattagcgcgcaccaccgctaactagctagccgtttcacgtCCGTTACACATCCACTGAATGTTGGGTTTTGGAAGTGGGGTGGTAGCGTCTAACATTTGGATTCATTAGTTTGTTGTGCACTGCTCTGTGATGTAAGGGACGACTTCTTAAGACGAACTGTCTACCGACTATGGATACACATTCCGACGGAAGCCTAGCGTCAGCTGCTAGTTCGAACCCCCCGAGCCAACAACGTGAAAAACCTAcctatgtgcccttgagcaaagacttcaaccctaattgctccagggtcgccgCTGATAATGGCTGacccctggccgtgaccccaatCTCTGAGGgcgtctcagggggagttgggatacgcaaaaaatacatttccatttcacacgtGTATAATACACACgtgtacatgtgtgaaacagggaaatataagcacccacctacCATTACAATAGTATGGTTTGAGCGCGATCTCTTTGTGTGCGTGTCACCTTGCTGATGAAGTCCGGTGCCATGTCGGGCGTGTTGCTGAACTCTCCAAAGACCTGCAGGTCGCTGATACAGCAGATAGCGTCCCTCAGGTCCACCAGACTATGGGAGCCCAGCATCTGAAGGGTCATGTGGGGCCTCACATACCTAAACTGGAAGAGAATGTACGTTATAGGAaaataatgcacgctctagaatgccctttaagccaatcagaaatggGTATTCAACAATTCCATGGTATAAATGAGATTAATAGGCAAAGAATGTACATGTCTTACAAAAGCACATTATTGTTGTGTTTAATGATGGAGATTGTTGGAATTAGGCTTTTCAACTTTTGGTGATTCTCACAAAGACTTGGATTCGAAGAAGTGAAACTGCACGTACTCTCTCAAATACGGCTGGGTAGAGAACGTTGATGCTCAAAATTATCTCCCCTTCTGGCACCAAGTCAGCAGGGTCCTCAGGCCTTTTCCCCACCGCTAGGCTCTCCTAGAAAAATCAAACACACAAGTCAATCAAATTTCTAAAAACAGCCCCCCTCTTAGCTCTTGTCGGTCGTGTTCATCTGGCACCAAACTGAATATGACCCAGGGGTCTGGGTGTGTAGACTTCTGGGTGTCAGTCACGCTACAGGTTACATCAACAGGTTATACTCTATTCAAGGGATGCATTGTTTTCCAAGAAGTAGCCTTGAAGTTTTTTGAACTTTTGTAGGCTTTTTTTTAATGATATTCAATGGGCAAAAAAAATGTGTGCAATGGTCTGCAACGCAAACACCTGGTAGAAGTAAATTCATCCCCAAACACAAATATAAGTTTATATATCTTAAATGACTTAAAACGGAAGGGATGGTTACTTTCACAGGGTATAACTAACCAGTTCGTCTTGGTAGTGGTCAACTCTGCTTATCTTATCGATCCTCAGGGTGCCTTTGTAGTCCTgcttcttcttcctctgtctgAACATCAACAAGGCAACACTTTTTTAATGCAGTTCATGAGTAACTGTCTGCAGAACATGGAATTGCCGCATTTGTCATGTGGAAATGGTCTAGGATATCATTTGTATAGTAAAAACGTTGTAATGTTTTACATTAGTGTTTGAAGAGTGGGGTCAGGTGGCACAACGTTGGTGTCAAGAGGCTCATCTTCAGCTTGACCCCGAAGAGTGTCAAcgctggagaaaaaaaaaatcaacaatgtGAAGTTCACAGAACATCTCTGATACCACTAGTTGACCAATATTCTAAAATGCgtcataaaacaaaaacaaagggaAGTTATATCCCTGGTCCACTACTACAGACGCTGAAGTTCAACAACAAACACATTATTATTGACAAACGATAACTAGCATATTGAGAAGTTACTGCTTGTCAACTAGACAGACACAATGGATTTTCAGCTACCTACCCCTTACTGTACAAACCTGCAGATAGCTTTCAGTTCATCCAACGTTTCTGGTGCGATTCCCATTTCCTTTGCAAAGTCGGCATCTTCATTCTCTTCGTATTTATCCTCGTAGGAATAGTCAATTGGTTTCAATTTCTCAAGCCATGCGGTTCTGAATGAGCCAACGTGGAATGGTTTGGTGTTTATGTCTTTATACTCAAAAACTGGAATATTTTCGTTCACGTTTGAGCTACTGCCCGCCGCCATTTTTTCATCTAAATGACGTCAAAACTCCCAGGTAACGCTGGGTAATGAAGTGTCTCGAGATGGGAAAATACAAGAGAAATTACCGATTGATTGAGTTATTTTACACTGGCCCGGGTTGAACCGGGTGAAACCCGGCACGTCATCCAGCGAAAGCTGGGAGGGAGGAGTGCCCATCTCAAATGGAAGAGTAATCTGCGCTGCTCGGTAATTTTGTCAACATAGTGCACCGTCCAGAAACATACATCTTTCCATgactagttttcattgggaaggcagattAAGCATTTTTATCCAAAGCAATCACAGAATCCTAATACATTTATACACGTGCTTAATTACGTCACTTTTGCATTGCGCCGACTTCGCCATAAAACCACTCTGTGGTTCCAAATCGAATGCAATCAACTTTCAGCCGGGCAAAAACACGCCTAAACGGGTGCCCGGGCGAGATTAATCGAACCCCTTCTCTAATACAGGCTAATTGTGGGGCTGCGTTttgcattttttatttgtatttaacctttatttaaccaggcaagtcagttaagaactaattctgggccaattgtgcgccgtcctatcgGACTACCATTCACGGCCGGATTTGATACAGCCTGGTTTCGACTCAGGTACtacagtgacgcctcttgcaatgaaatgcagtgccttagaccgctgcgccactcccGAGCCCTGCAATTTAGGTGGGTGTGTCCTTAATTATGTAACCCCACCATGCATAATTTAGTAGGCTATTTTATAAAGGTGTCAAATGGGCAAGTTCTCTTCCTTCTGGTGAAAGATGAACTCCAAAGCCCAATAGCTATTTTTTCGTCTAAATTCAGAGAGAACTATTCTTTCTTTCAACAGCTGGTATCTTTTAGACCTATTCCCCCCCATGTATTTATTAATACGTTTCTTTATTTGATAATCATTCCTGACGTATCGAACATGGCTCACGTGAAGAATGGGAACATCCAAAAGGTAAGACGTTTTTAGCCTTTTTTTTAACTTGTTTTTATTTGAATGTTCAATAGGCCTACATTTTATTTAAAGGTTAAATCTGTAATGTTGATATCATTGATGATCAGTCCTTGTCGATCTGACCATGAATTTGAAAGTGGTTACATTTCAATAACAATGTTAAATATATGTCAACAGTCCTTCTTATTCTATGGATAAAATTGTGATATAatttttgggggggtattttGTATGTCCACTAAAATAATCTGCTATCATGGGACTGACCAACATTTCTTTTGTTGGCCTAATCCTACTTTCTATAGAAGCGTTCAATATAATTGTTGTATAGCATCATACACATTACTTTAGAGTTGGAAAGTGTCATTTGGTCGAAGCTGCCTAATAGCGTCATTGTTTTGTTCTTTAAAGATCCAATGTTGccttttttttatctcaatatcaaatcatttctgggtaacaattaagtggGCTGCTTtactaaccacgtttccatccccAGTTGTTATGCTATTACAGTCATATGCTACCTTCTAAACAAATCAACAaagacagctgtgatggaaataGGTTTCGGTACAATTTTATGCATGCAGACAGGCCTAATTTGTTCGTTGGACATGGTAGGATATTTTTGTGTCGTAAAATTCGTTATGCGAGAGATGGCATTGGAAAGGGCTGTAAGCGCATCTATTGATATAATAAACACCATATCCACGTAAAATTGGAGTCAATTTCTAAAATAAGTTAATATTTTCTAGATATGgtgtgttgtcctcccactaaaagtcgggaaaccatgcagtttataggctacagattaaatgcATTCATAAACTCATTATTACAATAACAGCCCTACATCCACACTATAGCCAAATGATTTTGCGTTAAACCAGCGAGATTGATCTGTTAAAATATCTAATTAATTCAGGAAGATGCACATGCAAGACTGATAGTGAGAGGTGAAAGTGCATTATATCAGTCAGGTAGGCCACAAGTAGGGATACAGGAAGAGGATGATGTGGGCCTACAGCAAGAAGTAAAAAAGTTAGCCCAACTAGGTAATCATTCATTATTTGGATTATCTCAATTATCGTTCTCACTGCGTGACAATGCACATTTGTTATAGCCTACAATTGTTATTGTCTTTGAAGCCAAAAACAAGACATGCATTTTGGGTAATTGCTCTAAATAGCAAGTTGTTCAGTTATTTTCATACCAATAGggctctcctagctgtgctgtTGAGGAACTACTAGAGCAAGCTGAGTTGTTTTCtatggaacacaaccctgcatccccgccatcacacaattactgtttacGCATTCTAAAAAGGTCCATACTAAATTGCAAACTGGACAGGTGGGCATTTGAAAGTGTGTTCTATTGTCAACATGGCTAGCTAAGTTACAAAATACAGTCTTACAGTGTTAGACTTTTgcaaggcaattcagagaagcagATCGTCATTTTGGTGtgcatatatactgaacaaaaatataaaggcaacatgcaacaattaatgattttactgagttacagttcatataaggacatcagtaaatgcattaggccataatctatggatttcacatgactgggcaggggccacccacttgggagccatgcccatccaatcagaatgagttttgaCATTGgcggtggcttatggtagagaaattaacattaaattctctggcaaaagctctggtggacactcCTGCACTTAGAATGCCGATTGCACACTCCCTCGagtcttgagacatctgtggcattgagtTGTGTGACAAAAATGCACATGTTAGTGGCCTTTtggtgtccccagcacaaggtgcacctgtgtaatgatcaagctctttaatcagcttcttgatatgccacacctgtcagatggatcgATTTATCTGGGCAAatgggagaaatgctcactaacagggatgtaaacacatttgtgctcaaaatttgagaaggtttttgtgcatatggaacattgacggtatcttttatttcagctcatgaaacatgggaccaacactttacatgttgcgtttatatttttaatcAGTATATTATCACAGCGCTGGCAAAgatggttgaccaactccctgaccaaaattACTGACATTTATCCCATCATAAGAAGATTGATGGCCATTCTGATATTCTAATTATAtgagcatgttactgtacagccccTGTGTcccaatgtcaaatcaaatcttattggtcacatacacatggttggcagatgttaatgcgagtgtagcgaaatgcttgttcttctagttccgacagtgcagtaatatctaagtaatctaacaattccccaacaactacctaatacgcacatctaaaggggtgaatgagaatacagtatgtacatgtaagtatatcgATGAGCGATGTCCGatcggcataggcaaggtgcagtagatggtataaagtacagtatatacatacactgctcaaaaaaataaagggaacacttaaacaacacaatataactccaagtcaatcacacttctgtgaaatcaaactgtacacttaggaagcaacactgattgacaatacatttcacatgctgttgtgcaaatggaatagacaacaggtggaaattataggcaattagcaagacacccccaataaaggagtggttctgcaggtggtgaccacagaccacttctccgttcctatgcttcctggctgatgttttggtcacttttgaatgctggcggtgctttcactctagtggtagcatgagacgtagtctacaacccacacaagtggctcaggtagtgcagctcatccaggatggcacatcaatgcgagctgtggcaagaaggtttgctgtgtctgtcagcgtagtgtccagagcatgattgcgctaccaggagacaggccagtacatcaggagacgtggaggaggccgtaggagggcaacaacccagcagcaggaccgctacctccgcctttgtgcaaggaggagcaggaggagcactgccaaagccctgcaaaatgacctccagcaggccacaaatgtacatgtgtctgctcaaacagtcagaaacaaactccatgagggtggtataagggcccgacgtccacaggtgggggttgtgcttacagcccaacaccatgcaggacgtttggcatttgccagagaacaccaagattggcaaattcgccactggcgccctgtgctcttcactgatgaaagcaggttcacaggtgagcacatgtgacagacgtgacagtctggagacgccgtggagaacgttctgctgcctgcaacatcctccagcatgaccggtttggcggtgggtcagtcgtggggtggcatttctttggcgggctgcacagccctccatgtgctcgccagaggtagtctgactgccattaggtaccgagatgagatcctcagaccccttgtgagactatgctggtgcggttggccctgggttcctcctaatgctagacaatgctagacctcatgtggctggagtgtgtcagcagttcctgcaagaggaaggcattgatgctatggactggcccgcccgttccccagacctgaatccaattgagcacatctgggacatcatgtctcgctccatccaccaatgccacgttgcaccacagactgtccaggagttggcagatgctttagtccaggtctgggaggagatccctcagaagaccatccgccacctcatcaggagcatgcccaggcgttgtagggaggtcatacaggcacgtggaggccacacacactactgagcctcattttgacttgttttaaggacattacatcaaagttgggtcagcctgtagtgtggttttccactttaattttgagtgtgactccaaatccagatccagatctaggatgtgttattttagtgttccctttatttttttgagcagtgtatgatatgagtaatgtaagatatgtatacattatttaaagtgactagtgatccatctattaaagtggccagtgattgggtctcaatgtaggcagcagcctctgagttagtggtggctgttttagaagctgtttttcagtctctcggtccctgctttgatgcacctggactaatcttgccttctggatgatagcggtattaacaggcagtggctcgatggttgttgtccttgatgatctttttggccttcctgtgacaccgggtgctgtaggtgtcatggaggtcaggtagtttgcccccaggtgatgcattgtgcagaccgcaccaccctctggagagccttgcagttgagggcggtgcagttgacGTACCAGGCTGTTatgcagcccaacaggatgctctcaattgtgcttctgtaaaagtttgtcagggtttgggtgacaagccacatttcttcagcctcctgaggttgaagaggcgctgttgatCCTTCACCAAATTCTGTGTGTGGACCTTTTCAGTGTCTGTGACgtgtacgcccaggaacttaAGTTTCCACCTTCTCccctgctgtcccttcgatgtggataggggggtgctccctctgctgtttcctgaagtccacgatcatctccttttgttttgttgacgttgagtgagaggttgttttcctgacaccacactccgagtgccctcacctcctccctataggctgtctcttcgttgttggtaatcaaggcCACTACTGttttgtcatctgcaaacttgatgattgagttggaggcgtgcatggccacgcagtcgtgggtgaacaagggagtacaagagggggatgagcacgcacccttgtgtgaccccagtgttgagggtcagccaAGTGGCGATGTTTCCTACCGTCatcacctgggggctgcccgtcaaagtccaggactccaggacccaattgcacagggtggggttgagacccagggcctctagctcgagtttggagggtactatggtgttgaatgctgagctgtagtcaatgaacagcattcttacataggtattcatttTGTCCCGATGCGATAGGGCAGTGGGATGGCGATTGCGTCTGTGgccctgttggggcggtatgcaaactgaagtgggtctagggtggctggtaaggtggcggtgatatgatccttgagtAGTCTCTCagtgcacttcatgatgacagaagtgagtgctatggggtggtagtcatttagttcagttatcagCGACACTTATCAAAATTGGCTTTTCGGAACCGGTATATGGGTATGAGTGTAAAGAGCTAACCTACGTCACTTTTGTTTTCAAACTTCGTCATCGGCCAAAACGGGGCACCTGGCTCACGCCTAGGAAGCAGCACGGTTCCAAAACGAATGCAATCAACAGTAACCTGGTTCACCTGGGGCATGCCTGGGGTAttaaagccttgttcacattggcagtttgaaATGACTCAAatccatgtttgttttttttgcatttcTGATACGAGTCTTTTCTTTTTCCTGCAttctgaacagccaaaaagcacatggaatcgGTTATTTCAACCCCTTTGTAGGTCGTTTGAAGTCCggtacaaatctgattcctggtgCCGTGACTTGTCTTAacggtcaaatctgatttatttgtcCTGAAGTGGTTTTTAGACTGTTATTCTGCATATCTTGTTGTTTGCTAGCTACGgcagtttgacaagaacatgtggtagctaactagcttgttaattgttGACAAACAAATTAGTTTGTGTGCTAGAGAGCTaaacagctagctagttgactgctgtggctagctagttgactgctgtggctagcagTCAACTATTTTGAAAGTTGGACTGTCTTATTCTTTGAAGCTCTAAACATTTCTTGACACTGATTGAGTATTCCAAGCACCTGGGAAACGtccatggcaggcattgttgtcaccttagcttgttacataacttctgagtgataggaacCAGGAGCACCACCACCAAACAGCCTACACCACTGCGCACACACCCGtcattactatgacaactagcatagccatgtcagcaaatgactgcAGTCTGAACACACACCCATCCaatttggtcacttgtaacttgcggtttggacagtcagtattccaaaGCGGATTTGAAAAGCAAAACTGATTTGAGCGTaaaggcctgcagtgtgaacaaggaTTAATAAACCCCTCACTGTAAGGGACTTCTTTGTTATTGCCTTCCCTTTGAAGTAATAACTGATTAGAAACACCTCAGGGAAGAGGGTAAGGAAGGATACACTTAAGGAACTTGAACGACCCCAACATTCTCAATTATCCAATGGGAATCCTGTGACAAATGCACTGCTATACCATCGCAGtgaatttatttttcttctttggtATTTCGATTGATTCTCAGGAGGTTACGTTTACACTTATCCCATGTCTCATATTTGGCCACTAACTGGCctattgaccaatcagatcagctctgaaaaagagctCTGAAAAAGAACTGATGTGAAAAGCTCCAAtgggattggtcaaaagaccagttAGTGGAGAGAAATATGAAAATTGGTCTGCCTGTATAAACACAGCCAAAGGGCTTGCAGTTTGGCTAGGCACTGATGATGGCTCATTGTGCAGTTGATCAACTTGATTTCCTTGACTTTCAGATGGACCCAGAGGATCCCTTTCTCCTGGTACCTGATAAGATGTAAGTCTCCTACTTCACAAGTCTATGCTAAGATACACACTGATTTAGATCTTCCCTCTATGTGAAAAGAGCTATGTAACCATAGTTACAGTATTAATGCCTACAGCACAAATCTCAGCCGATGCAGACACATTCAACGTTGTGTTCTGTGTCTAAATAGATATTTAATACGGTCTGCCACATGCTGTGATTGCTATAGCCCCCATACTCAACTGGTGGACTGCAATCCGGACCCAGAACAGGGTCAATATGGACTCAAGTTTTTTTTAGGAACTCTGTTGGGATTCGACCCCTGGTATCATATAAACACACAAGACATGGAAGAGTGTCGAATTACAGGAAAGTAGCTTTAAAGTTTCTAAATTCTCAACGCCAGCAAGAGGGGTTTGAACCGTTTGGAATGGCATGGGTTGTGAGTTTTATTTTATTACGCCAATAAATGACCTTTGCCGCCTAGGACATTTTGTTACCCAACCTTctcaaatagtacttgagtaaCCCTTTGGCTGATTTTGACAGGACTCTAGAAATGACATCCATGTGTGGAACATTACTGGAGAAATACTACACCTGATCTGCACTTCTGTTTCCCTTCCCAGGAAATCCCAGATGGATTTAGAGACTGCGTTGCAGGATAGTGCCAAAGCCCTTGACCTCTTCCTCAACAACCGGTTCTCAGATGCCTTGGATCTCCTCAGACCCTGGTATGTCCCAGTCAACTTCATCATAGCTTGCCTTGAGGCTTTACATGCTTTAAGATGAACTGCTCATGTCTGTCTCTAATAGTGATTGGTGGTGACCTGTTCGGTAAAGTGTATTCTACTGCAATATTGCCAACACAAATTGTCCTAATTGGCTACCAGAAACTGTCCACTTTTTCTGTGTATATTCATTGGTTGGTCACATTGGATCCATTTCTCAATAAAAGTGCTTCTCGAGTTTCTTATGTTTTCTGAAGGGCTTTGTCATGTTCTCACAGGAGGAGCCAGAGTATGTACCACGCTGTGGGCTACAGCAGCATGCTGGCCATGCAGGCGGGCATGACCTTTGAACCCAAGGATGTTGAAAAGGCCATGACTGCTCTGAAGGAGTCTCTGCAGACGTGCCAGATGTATGGTTTTGCTTCTCTCATAGAAATGACATGAATGTAGGGCATCTCGTTCTATAGAGTTTCAATTGCCAATGCATTGAAGAAGCTTTATCTCACACGTCAGATTCAGACATTGTTGGGCAGTGGCAGGACTTAGAGGATTGAATCGAAACAATAGCTAAGCGGacaccccgcctctgttttggtaaaaagctgaaggATGGACCTGGAGTAATCTAACAATGGATGATGCAAGGACTGTTAGTTTGCAAACATTGGagttaccccatcagaacccaaaatgtacatttggttatgacagttgaactaagctcttGAGGCATTTAtctgtgttatattcttcaagaatcaatcgTAGTGTACATATTATACATTTTTGTCCAAAggtggatgtagcaactaaggattctaacTTTAACACAGTACGTTATCTCATCACAGGTTCCGGAAGAAGACTACCATGGTGGAGGCCATCACTGAGATGTTTTACAAGCAGCCAGCTGACGACTTAACTGAAGGTGTGATTGGCTACCATCTCCGTGATGGTTGTAGGTTAAAGGATGATATCAATATGTCGACATCTAGACATCCATACATGTAGTATGCGTCATCCATACATGTAGTATGCGTCATCCATACATGTAGTATGCGTCATCCATACTGAAATATACGTGTTTCATGACTGGCCTTTTGATTGATTTCATGTGTTTATTGTTTGGGTTGTCATACTTCAGGATGCCCAGCACACATGGGGTTAAAATACTATTTTCTGTATCAAAattataatatacagtggggcaaaaaattatttagtcagccaccaattgtgcaagttctcccgcttaaaaagatgaggcctgcaattttcatcataaggtacacttcaactatgacagacaaaatgagaagaaaaaaaatccagaaaatcacattgtaggattttttatgaatttatttgcaaatgatggtggaaaatgagtatttgttcacctataaacaagcaatatttctggctctcacagacctgtaatttattctttaagaggctcctctgtcctctactcgttacctgtattaatggcacctgtttgaacttgttatcagtataaaagacacctgtccacaacctcaaacagtcacactccaaactccactatggccaagaccaaaggagg carries:
- the LOC110497342 gene encoding snRNA-activating protein complex subunit 3, with translation MAAGSSSNVNENIPVFEYKDINTKPFHVGSFRTAWLEKLKPIDYSYEDKYEENEDADFAKEMGIAPETLDELKAICSVDTLRGQAEDEPLDTNVVPPDPTLQTLIQRKKKQDYKGTLRIDKISRVDHYQDELESLAVGKRPEDPADLVPEGEIILSINVLYPAVFERFRYVRPHMTLQMLGSHSLVDLRDAICCISDLQVFGEFSNTPDMAPDFISKDHFKSAFFYFEGVFYNDMRHPECQDMSETTIEWAKTRDFPTFHKAKMEDTRFYDLKVKVGYPYLFCHQGDCEHVVIITDIRLAHKDDCLDRKLYPLLTHKHRVMTRKCAVCHVYIGRWLTTNDPFAPNDPCLFCERCFRMLHYDEKGNKLGQFLAYPYVDPGAFN